One genomic window of Micromonospora sp. WMMD1128 includes the following:
- a CDS encoding glycosyltransferase family 39 protein — translation MSAPTEPAPPRVPGWAAWALPGLLALVVTLTGIGHAQPWRDELATWSAATRSLPDLVRLTRTIDAATGPYYLLMHGWTALAGTSATALRLPSALATAVAAALTARLAAQLVSDRAGLLAGLLFAVLPATSRYGQEARPYALATLLAVLATLLLVGALRRPTWGRWVGYAVVVAALVLLHLVALTLLAAHAVVVLLTAARGPAAAGVDPAAAGVDPAARSRPDPPGGTPPGRRQPQRSTHQRHRARVERHGCHGTPETPTAFRPPATSTASGAPRVSRHGTGGGAPDDPRAPVPARRVVARWLVALVPAIVLVTPLGLVAQGQRGRQLDWVDPARLSDLASLPGGLAQSGVVGGFLLGLAAFGAARLGRRALLPGAAVLLPVLLLFVAGTVVPLWVTRYLIFTVPFACLLAGAALARVRLGPALVVVALAGLLGLPDQAALRRTHEWPRSAPVDYAGAADIIGAGQRPGDAIVYSPRDGWLFPDLGLAYHLGPRLPRDVLAVRDQRADASLWAVECGDPARCLAGVDRIWLVVTGRRADPLAAVPGAKGAALRDGFTVRQVWPRQGLTVALLDR, via the coding sequence GTGAGCGCGCCTACCGAGCCTGCGCCGCCCCGCGTTCCCGGTTGGGCGGCGTGGGCGCTCCCCGGCCTACTGGCGCTGGTGGTCACGCTGACCGGGATCGGGCACGCCCAGCCGTGGCGAGACGAGTTGGCGACCTGGAGCGCCGCGACCCGCTCGCTGCCGGACCTGGTCCGGCTGACCCGCACCATCGACGCCGCCACCGGACCGTACTACCTGCTCATGCACGGGTGGACCGCGCTGGCCGGCACCTCTGCGACGGCCCTGCGGCTGCCTTCGGCGCTCGCCACGGCGGTCGCCGCCGCGCTTACCGCCCGCCTCGCCGCACAGCTCGTGTCCGACCGGGCCGGCCTGCTGGCCGGGCTGCTGTTCGCCGTGCTGCCGGCCACCTCGCGCTACGGCCAGGAGGCCCGCCCGTACGCGCTCGCGACGCTGCTCGCCGTGCTCGCCACGCTCCTGCTGGTCGGCGCGTTGCGTCGGCCGACGTGGGGGCGTTGGGTCGGGTACGCCGTAGTCGTCGCCGCGCTCGTGCTGCTCCACCTGGTCGCACTCACCCTGCTCGCCGCGCACGCCGTGGTGGTGCTGCTGACCGCCGCGCGCGGCCCGGCCGCCGCCGGCGTCGACCCAGCCGCCGCCGGCGTCGACCCGGCCGCCCGCTCCCGACCAGACCCACCCGGCGGAACCCCGCCCGGTCGCAGACAACCGCAGCGTTCCACCCACCAGCGACATCGAGCGCGAGTGGAGCGCCATGGGTGTCACGGCACCCCGGAGACACCCACAGCGTTCCGCCCACCGGCGACATCGACCGCGAGTGGAGCGCCACGGGTGTCACGGCACGGGACGGGCGGCGGAGCTCCGGACGACCCGAGGGCGCCGGTGCCCGCCCGGCGGGTGGTCGCGCGGTGGCTGGTGGCGCTGGTGCCGGCCATCGTGCTCGTTACCCCGCTGGGCCTCGTCGCCCAGGGGCAGCGCGGTCGGCAGCTCGACTGGGTCGATCCGGCCCGCCTGTCCGACCTGGCGTCGCTGCCGGGCGGGCTGGCGCAGAGCGGCGTGGTGGGCGGGTTCCTGCTGGGGCTCGCCGCATTCGGGGCGGCCCGGCTCGGCCGGCGGGCGCTGTTGCCCGGGGCCGCGGTGCTGCTGCCGGTGTTGCTGCTCTTCGTCGCCGGGACGGTGGTGCCGCTCTGGGTGACCAGGTATCTGATCTTCACGGTGCCGTTCGCCTGCCTGCTGGCCGGCGCGGCTCTGGCCCGGGTACGCCTCGGGCCGGCGCTGGTCGTGGTGGCCCTGGCCGGGTTGCTCGGGCTGCCCGACCAGGCGGCGCTGCGCCGGACCCACGAGTGGCCCCGCAGCGCGCCGGTCGACTACGCGGGAGCGGCGGACATCATTGGCGCCGGGCAGCGGCCGGGCGACGCGATCGTCTACTCACCCCGGGACGGCTGGCTCTTTCCCGACCTCGGTCTGGCGTACCACCTGGGGCCGAGGCTGCCGCGCGACGTGCTTGCGGTCCGGGACCAGCGGGCGGACGCGAGCCTCTGGGCCGTCGAGTGCGGCGATCCGGCCCGCTGCCTGGCGGGGGTGGACCGGATCTGGCTCGTGGTCACCGGGCGCCGGGCGGATCCGCTCGCGGCGGTACCCGGAGCCAAGGGCGCGGCGCTGCGCGACGGCTTCACGGTCCGTCAGGTGTGGCCCCGCCAGGGCCTCACGGTGGCCCTGCTCGACCGGTGA
- a CDS encoding PAS domain-containing sensor histidine kinase, producing the protein MSTLRDLAEEHTMLRPADIDHLHRVAGDWQLLSDLSFADLLLWVPVDGEGTFLCLAQVRPTTAPTAYLDDQVGRIVGGPEVAHLEVAHRQGRIWREGDPVWYGDVPARHEAIPVRLRTGDGEHGEVIAVVGRDTNLSTARTPSQLELNYLTTADDLAQMIADGTFPPPRHPGETTSAPRVGDGLVRLDANGKVTYASPNAQSAYRRLGYASHLVGEDLAKLHRRLAGDPLEGADAGNAVLAALRGEAPPRREIDARGATMLTRALPLMPAGVPIGALVLVRDITEVRRRDRALITKDATIREIHHRVKNNLQTVAALLRLQARRVAMPEARVALEESVRRVASIALVHETLSLSSDEVVEFDGIVDRVASAATEVAATEVTVGMRRRGSFGILPAEIATSLVMVLNELLLNAVEHGFSPVDEEAAPAPADAPRPEVVVEVHRLRKQLHVSVADNGRGLPGQFDAERGGNLGLQIVRALVTGELRGTIELRNGAAGGTEAVLVVPLARGTADRLSG; encoded by the coding sequence TCCTCTGCCTCGCCCAGGTGCGCCCGACCACCGCCCCGACCGCCTACCTCGACGACCAGGTCGGCCGGATCGTCGGCGGGCCCGAGGTGGCGCACCTGGAGGTGGCGCACCGGCAGGGCCGGATCTGGCGGGAGGGCGACCCGGTCTGGTACGGCGACGTGCCGGCCCGGCACGAGGCCATCCCGGTGCGACTGCGCACCGGCGACGGCGAGCACGGCGAGGTCATCGCCGTGGTCGGCCGGGACACCAACCTCTCCACCGCGCGCACCCCGAGTCAGCTCGAACTGAACTACCTGACCACCGCCGACGACCTGGCCCAGATGATCGCCGACGGCACCTTCCCGCCGCCCCGGCACCCGGGCGAGACCACCTCGGCACCCCGCGTCGGCGACGGCCTGGTGCGGCTCGACGCCAACGGCAAGGTCACCTACGCCAGCCCCAACGCGCAGTCCGCCTACCGTCGGCTCGGTTACGCCTCCCACCTGGTCGGCGAGGACCTGGCCAAGCTGCACCGCCGGCTCGCCGGCGACCCCCTCGAAGGCGCCGACGCGGGCAACGCGGTGCTCGCCGCGCTGCGCGGCGAGGCCCCACCCCGGCGCGAGATCGACGCCCGGGGCGCCACCATGCTGACCCGGGCGCTGCCGCTGATGCCCGCCGGCGTGCCGATCGGCGCGCTGGTGCTGGTCCGCGACATCACCGAGGTACGCCGCCGCGACCGCGCCCTGATCACCAAGGACGCCACCATCCGGGAGATTCACCACCGGGTGAAGAACAACCTCCAGACCGTCGCCGCGCTGCTGCGCCTCCAGGCCCGCCGGGTCGCCATGCCCGAGGCCCGGGTCGCGCTCGAGGAATCGGTACGCCGGGTCGCCTCGATCGCGCTCGTACACGAGACGCTCTCGCTCTCCAGTGACGAGGTGGTCGAGTTCGACGGCATCGTGGACCGGGTGGCCAGCGCCGCGACCGAGGTGGCCGCCACCGAGGTGACCGTCGGCATGCGGCGTCGGGGCAGCTTCGGCATCCTTCCGGCCGAGATCGCCACCTCGCTGGTCATGGTCCTCAACGAGCTGCTGCTCAACGCGGTGGAACACGGCTTCTCGCCGGTCGACGAGGAGGCCGCCCCCGCCCCGGCGGACGCGCCGCGACCCGAGGTGGTCGTCGAGGTGCACCGGCTCCGCAAACAGTTGCACGTCTCGGTCGCCGACAACGGCCGCGGCCTGCCCGGGCAGTTCGACGCCGAGCGCGGCGGCAACCTCGGCCTCCAGATCGTCCGGGCGCTCGTCACCGGCGAGCTGCGCGGCACCATCGAGCTGCGCAACGGCGCGGCCGGCGGCACCGAGGCGGTCCTCGTCGTGCCACTGGCCCGGGGCACCGCCGACCGCCTGTCGGGCTGA